ACTTTATGATAATAGATAAACTCAACAGACCCGTGCGGGATCTGCGTATTTCGGTAACGGATAAATGTAACTTTAGATGTCATTATTGCATGCCGGAAGAAATATTCGGGCACAAGTACGAGTTCTTGTCCAAAGATAAAATCCTGACATTTGAGGAAACAACTCGTCTGGTCAAATTATTTGTTCAGTTGGGCGTTCATAAAATAAGAATAACCGGTGGAGAGCCGCTCTTGCGTCAGGAGTTAGATGTACTGGTGCAAATGCTTTCGAAGGTTTCCGGCATCGACGACATTGCTTTGACAACCAATGGTTATTTTTTAAAAGAAAAAGCTAAGATTTTAAAAGATGCTGGCCTGAAAAGGCTAACCATAAGTTTGGATACTTTAGATCCTGAATTATTTAAGAAGATGGCCGGTCGGCATTTGGAATTACATCGGGTTTTGGAGGGCATTGATCATGCTGCCGAATTGGAGTTTTTTCCAATAAAAATTAATACCGTTCTTCAGAGAGACGTCAACGACCAAG
The candidate division KSB1 bacterium genome window above contains:
- the moaA gene encoding GTP 3',8-cyclase MoaA — encoded protein: MNFMIIDKLNRPVRDLRISVTDKCNFRCHYCMPEEIFGHKYEFLSKDKILTFEETTRLVKLFVQLGVHKIRITGGEPLLRQELDVLVQMLSKVSGIDDIALTTNGYFLKEKAKILKDAGLKRLTISLDTLDPELFKKMAGRHLELHRVLEGIDHAAELEFFPIKINTVLQRDVNDQEILKLSAFAKNNGHIIRFIEYMDVGNLNGWRMDDVVSAQEIIEVISSKWSIEPIDKNYKGEVANRYRYLDGSGEFGIIASVTQPFCGDCTRARLSADGKIYTCLFANTGFDVMTPMREGASEKELFEMLQSLWLERIDRYSEERLSSTDTSSERKVEMYQIGG